The Streptomyces sp. RKAG293 genome includes a region encoding these proteins:
- a CDS encoding histidine phosphatase family protein, protein MAPRILLVRHGQTEWSLSGRHTGRTDIPLTDEGRRTARLLAERLHGAPWDGLPGLEVRTSPLVRASETCDLTGFGDRAEPWDALMEWDYGAYEGLVPDEIAERERAAGRPEWNIWRDGVVGGESLAGVAARADEVVGWARSAERDVLVFAHGHFLRTLGARWLGLDPSFGASIRLDPASLSILGWAYGDPAVERWNDTGHLG, encoded by the coding sequence ATGGCTCCGCGCATCCTTCTGGTCCGGCACGGCCAGACGGAGTGGTCCCTCTCCGGCCGCCACACCGGCCGCACCGACATCCCCCTCACCGACGAGGGCCGCCGCACCGCCCGGCTGCTCGCCGAGCGCCTGCACGGCGCCCCCTGGGACGGACTGCCCGGCCTCGAGGTCCGCACCAGCCCCCTCGTCCGCGCGAGCGAGACCTGCGACCTCACCGGCTTCGGCGACCGCGCCGAGCCGTGGGACGCCCTCATGGAGTGGGACTACGGCGCCTACGAAGGACTCGTCCCCGACGAGATCGCTGAGCGCGAGCGCGCGGCGGGCCGGCCCGAGTGGAACATCTGGCGGGACGGGGTGGTGGGGGGCGAGTCCCTGGCGGGGGTGGCGGCGCGGGCGGACGAGGTGGTGGGGTGGGCGCGGTCGGCGGAGCGGGACGTGCTCGTTTTCGCCCACGGGCACTTCTTGCGAACGCTGGGGGCGCGGTGGTTGGGGTTGGATCCGTCGTTCGGAGCGTCGATCCGGCTGGATCCGGCGTCGCTGTCGATTCTGGGGTGGGCGTACGGGGACCCGGCCGTTGAACGCTGGAACGACACGGGTCACCTCGGGTGA